The proteins below are encoded in one region of Myxococcales bacterium:
- the tig gene encoding trigger factor, which yields MPSKINHLSSVEVEINVEVSWDDISKDLDRTYQELARTSKIKGFRPGKAPKHVLKQVYGKKVMEQVSANMVEAGILSAVSEHNLAPVAPASVEPPTIEHGKALKFTAKLEVQPEIEKVDISGLKANKPSVKISAKQVNDELEQLRARQADLVATDEKHKAKSGDIVTLDYAVALEGVPRQDLSTQNRAVELGGAGLLPEIETGIEGMRINESKDIELSFADDHGDEELRGKKATCSVTIKQIQQKQLPELDDEFAKDCGEFETLKALKDDIKKQLEHRAEHKAESELQESLIDALIAKNPIDVPPSLVNQQHQAMLRDFIGFYQSIGANAPLSEEIVKDMQPKAERKVRTALLFRALLKQEKIEVSDKELENKLAEIAERSAKHIAKVKAELGAEKLESLRSQLFEDKLLEFLKEKATITESKATKSQENVDE from the coding sequence ATGCCCTCTAAAATCAATCACCTAAGCTCAGTCGAAGTTGAAATCAATGTGGAAGTCAGCTGGGACGACATCAGTAAAGATCTTGACCGCACCTATCAAGAACTTGCCCGTACCTCAAAAATAAAGGGCTTTCGGCCCGGCAAGGCACCCAAGCATGTCTTAAAACAGGTCTACGGCAAAAAAGTCATGGAGCAGGTCTCAGCCAACATGGTCGAAGCTGGTATTCTAAGTGCCGTAAGCGAGCACAACTTGGCTCCTGTAGCTCCGGCCTCGGTTGAGCCACCCACCATAGAGCATGGCAAGGCATTGAAGTTCACCGCCAAGCTCGAAGTGCAGCCAGAAATCGAAAAAGTCGACATCTCGGGGCTTAAAGCAAACAAGCCTTCGGTAAAGATCAGCGCAAAGCAGGTCAACGATGAGCTGGAGCAGCTTCGGGCGCGTCAAGCCGACTTGGTTGCAACAGATGAAAAGCACAAAGCTAAATCGGGCGACATCGTGACCTTGGACTACGCTGTCGCGCTTGAAGGCGTGCCTCGTCAGGATCTGAGCACTCAAAACCGCGCAGTTGAGCTCGGCGGAGCAGGCCTATTGCCCGAAATCGAAACTGGCATTGAAGGCATGCGCATCAATGAAAGCAAGGACATTGAACTAAGTTTTGCCGACGATCACGGGGATGAAGAGCTACGAGGCAAAAAAGCCACCTGCTCGGTGACCATTAAACAAATCCAACAAAAACAGCTTCCTGAACTCGATGACGAATTTGCCAAAGACTGCGGCGAGTTTGAAACACTCAAAGCGCTTAAAGACGACATCAAGAAGCAACTTGAACATCGCGCAGAACACAAAGCTGAATCGGAGCTCCAAGAAAGCCTTATTGACGCCCTCATCGCCAAAAACCCAATCGATGTACCGCCATCCTTGGTGAACCAACAACATCAGGCCATGCTCCGAGACTTTATCGGGTTTTATCAATCCATCGGCGCAAACGCTCCACTGAGCGAAGAAATCGTCAAAGACATGCAGCCCAAAGCCGAACGAAAAGTTCGCACAGCCTTATTGTTCCGCGCTCTGCTCAAACAGGAGAAAATCGAAGTCAGCGACAAGGAACTCGAAAATAAGCTGGCCGAGATAGCAGAACGATCTGCAAAGCATATCGCTAAAGTCAAGGCAGAATTGGGCGCTGAGAAGCTTGAATCACTGCGATCGCAGCTCTTTGAAGACAAGTTACTTGAGTTCTTGAAGGAGAAGGCTACCATCACCGAAAGTAAAGCGACTAAGTCGCAGGAGAACGTCGATGAGTGA
- a CDS encoding dCMP deaminase family protein has protein sequence MAEARVSWDHYFMNIALEVATRSTCDRKHVGAVIVRDKTILSTGYNGSVRGLDHCDDAGHMMEDGHCVRTLHAEINAIIQAARYGSSIDNSDIYVTASPCWPCFKSIANAGIRRIVYGEFYRDQRIFDVAQQLNIELISLSETVQTTIKDKDAL, from the coding sequence ATGGCAGAAGCTCGTGTTTCCTGGGACCACTATTTCATGAATATTGCGCTTGAGGTTGCTACCCGCTCCACCTGTGATCGCAAGCACGTCGGCGCGGTCATCGTACGCGATAAAACTATCCTTTCAACCGGCTACAACGGCTCAGTGCGAGGCTTGGATCACTGCGACGATGCCGGTCACATGATGGAAGATGGCCACTGCGTTCGCACCCTCCACGCAGAAATCAACGCCATTATCCAAGCGGCCAGATACGGTAGTTCTATTGACAATTCCGATATCTATGTCACTGCATCGCCCTGTTGGCCCTGCTTCAAGAGCATTGCCAACGCTGGAATTCGCCGCATTGTCTATGGCGAGTTTTATCGGGATCAACGCATTTTCGACGTGGCCCAACAACTAAACATCGAACTCATCAGTCTAAGCGAGACTGTTCAAACCACGATTAAGGATAAAGATGCCCTCTAA
- a CDS encoding ribonuclease J, with translation MDEAIRLMPLGGLGEVGMNCLMIEHDGQIVLIDCGITFYDDDNGVDVIHPDFSYLESTDSTLVGVVITHGHEDHIGALPYLLKKFHVPIMAPAYAAELIEKRLSEHRFSKAPDLRRIKPHDEYELGPFRFTHLPVTHSINGATALAIETAVGTVIHSGDFKIDPTPTDGVHFDAESLKKLGDEGVRLLLSDSTNIDTSGVAGSELTVRKALERHIRKAEGAVAVAIFASNTYRLSSLVDIAKRSGRKLYPLGRSVQNHLSIARSLGLIQHLDDVLVDEKSSQDVPRKQLLMVATGTQGETGSALNRIAYDEHAQATLGPGDLLLMSSRIIPGREKSVFSMLDALERRGVRVLSRKDDPEIHVSGHACQQEQRRMIQFTRPQSFIPVHGTFHHLNRHAALATDLGIRDTLVIENGDVVELSAEGMEIVEQNHTGRVYIQANRPLSPLALKDRVLLGRLGVAVVSFVVDFEEAWLGEVQVFLRGIVNTDDNESLIDDAEDHVRKAVETALAKNKNTDTERLSELAKQALRSFLRKKTGQRPLCYAMVLEAG, from the coding sequence GTGGATGAAGCAATTCGATTGATGCCGCTTGGCGGCCTGGGTGAAGTGGGCATGAACTGCCTGATGATTGAGCACGATGGGCAAATAGTGCTCATCGATTGCGGCATCACCTTTTATGACGACGACAATGGTGTGGACGTCATTCATCCCGACTTCTCTTATCTTGAATCAACCGATAGCACATTGGTTGGCGTGGTGATTACGCACGGACACGAAGATCACATTGGCGCCCTGCCTTACCTGCTCAAAAAATTTCATGTACCGATCATGGCGCCTGCTTACGCTGCTGAACTTATTGAAAAGCGATTGTCTGAACATCGCTTTTCCAAAGCACCCGACCTTCGTCGCATCAAACCCCATGACGAATACGAGCTCGGACCCTTTCGCTTCACCCACCTTCCCGTGACTCACTCAATCAACGGCGCGACCGCACTTGCGATTGAAACAGCTGTCGGCACGGTGATTCATTCCGGTGATTTCAAGATCGATCCAACGCCGACCGACGGTGTGCATTTTGATGCCGAGAGTTTAAAAAAGCTAGGCGATGAAGGCGTGCGTCTGCTGCTCAGCGATTCAACCAACATCGATACTAGCGGCGTGGCAGGCTCCGAACTAACGGTGCGCAAGGCGCTTGAGCGTCACATTCGCAAAGCCGAAGGCGCTGTCGCCGTGGCTATCTTCGCATCAAACACCTACCGCCTTAGCTCGCTCGTGGACATCGCCAAACGCAGCGGACGAAAACTGTATCCACTGGGTCGTTCCGTACAAAATCACTTATCCATCGCGCGAAGCTTAGGACTCATACAGCATCTCGATGACGTGCTCGTTGATGAAAAAAGCTCTCAAGATGTCCCGCGCAAACAACTGCTCATGGTCGCCACAGGCACCCAAGGCGAAACAGGCTCAGCACTCAATCGCATCGCATATGACGAGCACGCTCAAGCGACTCTTGGCCCAGGCGACTTGTTGCTTATGTCATCCCGAATCATTCCGGGGCGTGAAAAATCAGTGTTCAGCATGCTTGATGCGTTGGAGCGTCGAGGTGTCCGTGTGCTGAGTCGCAAAGATGATCCCGAAATCCATGTCAGTGGTCATGCATGCCAGCAGGAACAACGACGCATGATTCAGTTTACTCGCCCCCAGAGCTTCATCCCGGTGCATGGCACCTTTCATCATCTCAATCGCCACGCTGCCTTGGCCACCGATTTGGGAATTCGTGACACCTTGGTCATTGAAAACGGTGATGTGGTCGAGCTAAGCGCCGAGGGCATGGAGATTGTGGAGCAAAACCATACGGGCCGAGTCTACATCCAAGCCAACCGGCCGCTCTCCCCTTTGGCCCTGAAGGACCGTGTATTGCTTGGTCGCCTAGGCGTTGCCGTGGTCTCTTTTGTTGTCGATTTCGAGGAAGCTTGGTTGGGCGAGGTGCAAGTGTTCTTGCGCGGCATCGTCAATACCGACGATAACGAATCGCTGATTGATGATGCAGAGGACCATGTTCGCAAAGCCGTTGAAACAGCGTTGGCAAAAAACAAAAATACCGACACCGAACGACTCAGTGAGCTTGCCAAGCAAGCTTTGCGTAGTTTTTTGCGCAAAAAAACAGGACAGCGCCCGTTGTGCTATGCCATGGTACTCGAAGCTGGTTAG
- a CDS encoding MBL fold metallo-hydrolase — protein MELEFYGAADEVTGSLHRLRCAGAEILLDCGLFQGHREQSNRLNRELPSWASKANALVLSHAHLDHSGGIPTLVKRGFDGNIYCTPPTRDLCSVMLRDAAMIQEQDARYLNKRYAKTKEHEAIEPLYRVEDAHRAIGQMVSIPFHRPLPIAPGVTLCFYNSGHVLGSALVCLDLEEGNTKRRLLFTGDLGRDELPLLKPPEIVPDVDVLICESTYGDRLHPDIARMDEELASIVTKTIGRGGRVLIPTFALERAQEVLFALERLSEKGRVPEVPIYIDSPLAIAITEVYKLHAESLAPDVAQRMLERNDPFSPPGLRYVSEIEDSKVLQKSKEPSIVIAGSGMCEAGRILHHFRDGLGQSKNSVVIVGFMAQHTLGRRLVEGRHKVKVFGIERDVLADVHVLGGLSAHADQNDLKNFVAQTNNHGPLKQIALAHGEAPAKRALKNLLASQINADIILAEKGKTMPL, from the coding sequence ATGGAACTTGAGTTTTATGGGGCTGCCGATGAAGTCACAGGATCATTGCACAGGCTTCGCTGCGCAGGGGCAGAAATATTACTGGATTGCGGACTATTCCAAGGACACCGTGAACAAAGCAATCGCCTGAACCGAGAGTTGCCATCTTGGGCCAGCAAGGCGAATGCGCTTGTGCTGAGTCATGCCCATCTTGATCACAGTGGCGGTATTCCAACCCTGGTTAAACGTGGTTTTGACGGCAACATCTATTGCACGCCACCGACACGTGACTTGTGCAGCGTGATGTTGCGTGATGCTGCGATGATTCAAGAGCAAGATGCGCGCTATCTCAATAAGCGCTATGCCAAAACAAAAGAGCACGAAGCTATTGAGCCTTTGTATCGTGTTGAAGATGCCCACCGAGCCATTGGACAGATGGTTTCGATTCCCTTTCATCGGCCACTTCCGATCGCGCCAGGCGTCACGCTTTGTTTTTATAATTCAGGACATGTGCTTGGCTCAGCCTTGGTGTGCTTAGACTTAGAAGAGGGCAATACGAAAAGACGCTTGCTTTTCACAGGCGACCTTGGTCGCGACGAACTTCCATTGCTCAAACCCCCAGAGATTGTGCCAGATGTCGACGTTCTCATTTGTGAAAGCACTTACGGTGATCGTCTTCATCCTGATATAGCGCGAATGGACGAGGAGCTTGCGAGCATTGTCACTAAGACCATTGGGCGTGGCGGCAGAGTATTGATTCCTACCTTTGCGCTTGAACGTGCTCAAGAAGTGTTGTTTGCGCTTGAGCGCCTGTCAGAAAAAGGCCGCGTGCCAGAGGTTCCTATCTATATTGACAGTCCGCTGGCGATTGCCATTACCGAGGTTTACAAGTTGCACGCCGAAAGCCTGGCTCCCGACGTTGCGCAGCGCATGCTTGAACGCAACGACCCTTTCTCCCCGCCTGGATTGCGTTATGTGTCTGAAATTGAAGATTCCAAAGTCCTTCAAAAAAGCAAAGAGCCGAGCATTGTGATCGCCGGCTCTGGCATGTGCGAAGCAGGGCGTATTTTGCACCATTTTCGCGATGGTCTTGGCCAGTCAAAAAATAGCGTCGTGATTGTAGGCTTCATGGCGCAGCACACTTTAGGCAGACGTCTCGTTGAAGGGCGTCATAAAGTTAAAGTCTTTGGCATCGAGCGGGATGTGTTAGCCGACGTGCACGTCCTAGGCGGACTTTCAGCCCACGCCGATCAAAACGACTTGAAAAACTTTGTCGCGCAAACCAACAACCATGGCCCACTCAAACAAATCGCACTAGCGCACGGGGAAGCCCCCGCCAAACGCGCCCTAAAAAACCTACTCGCATCCCAAATCAACGCCGATATCATCCTCGCCGAAAAGGGCAAAACGATGCCGTTATAG